A region from the Salidesulfovibrio onnuriiensis genome encodes:
- a CDS encoding SH3 domain-containing protein, which produces MKHIHKILVLTLFVFLSASVAMAAEFGDIRYPDRPLNLRTGRSPKTKWVGTLQVGQEVRVAYLKDGWVAVFEPYMTRESDVRIAGYANVKYLKKTRGKVKIEPWGEIMHPVTVLNIRAKRSPGSDKVGSVTPRTNVKVDFPEDGWYAVFESRASIRSKSNAIGYVKSDYLEPAPVATVEAAPAAEPITTPAQSGVGEVRSSVAPAPEVKPEVETPEETANTEAVSPAPWGEVVTIKNTVQVRKERSSSAHYVRTLNPGDTVKLDMLKDGWYAVFDADETVRGEHKALGYVFKRQLEQGDTPAQASSKIVSKETTAPQKTSTPKKIVIKPDPFASSRRPDPKADQNRHGISFKILEESQTSRQGEDVIFLKVFVDVKTLPKAALLEDFTNTLWKEHRRSGKQVQVDLYLPGMDLEDLAFVVARYDDKEQLEFWARKTALFGTKYMK; this is translated from the coding sequence ATGAAACACATTCATAAGATACTGGTCCTGACCCTTTTCGTGTTTTTGTCCGCTTCGGTTGCCATGGCCGCCGAGTTTGGCGATATCCGGTATCCGGACAGGCCTCTCAACCTGCGGACCGGACGCAGTCCCAAGACCAAATGGGTCGGAACCCTCCAGGTGGGGCAGGAAGTCCGGGTGGCCTATCTCAAGGATGGCTGGGTGGCGGTTTTCGAACCGTACATGACCCGGGAATCCGATGTGCGCATCGCGGGTTATGCCAATGTGAAGTATCTGAAGAAGACGCGGGGCAAGGTCAAGATTGAGCCCTGGGGCGAAATCATGCATCCGGTGACCGTGCTGAACATTCGCGCCAAACGGTCTCCCGGCTCGGACAAGGTGGGATCGGTGACGCCACGTACCAATGTGAAGGTCGATTTCCCGGAGGACGGTTGGTATGCGGTTTTCGAAAGCAGGGCCTCCATTCGCAGCAAGAGCAACGCCATCGGGTATGTGAAGAGCGACTATCTTGAACCAGCTCCCGTGGCTACGGTGGAAGCCGCTCCCGCCGCCGAACCCATCACGACTCCTGCGCAAAGCGGTGTCGGCGAGGTCCGCAGTTCAGTCGCACCCGCGCCCGAAGTCAAACCCGAGGTTGAGACCCCGGAAGAGACCGCAAACACTGAAGCCGTTTCTCCCGCCCCGTGGGGGGAGGTGGTGACCATCAAGAATACGGTGCAGGTGCGAAAGGAGCGCTCCTCGTCTGCGCACTATGTCCGGACCCTGAACCCCGGGGATACGGTCAAGCTCGATATGCTCAAGGATGGCTGGTATGCGGTCTTTGACGCCGACGAGACCGTGCGTGGAGAACACAAGGCCCTTGGCTATGTGTTCAAGCGGCAACTGGAGCAGGGGGACACTCCCGCCCAGGCATCTTCCAAAATCGTAAGCAAGGAAACAACGGCTCCGCAAAAAACTTCGACGCCCAAGAAAATCGTCATCAAGCCGGATCCCTTTGCCTCTTCCAGGAGGCCGGATCCCAAGGCGGACCAGAACAGGCACGGCATCAGTTTCAAGATTCTGGAGGAATCCCAGACCAGCCGTCAGGGCGAGGACGTCATTTTCCTGAAGGTGTTCGTGGATGTGAAGACCCTGCCCAAGGCGGCATTGCTGGAGGATTTCACCAATACCCTGTGGAAGGAACACCGCCGAAGCGGCAAGCAGGTGCAGGTGGACCTGTATCTGCCGGGCATGGACCTGGAGGACCTCGCCTTTGTGGTCGCCCGATATGATGATAAGGAACAGTTGGAATTTTGGGCGCGGAAGACGGCCCTTTTCGGAACGAAATACATGAAATAA
- a CDS encoding alpha-amylase family glycosyl hydrolase: protein MGVMLQCFYWNCPKEEQREYQWWREIENHVPNLAQTGFTHLWLPPASKSANLFGPSMGYDPYDFYDLGDFNQKGSEATWFGRRKELESLIQKAHTHGLQTLADLVINHCNGADAQETNPIDGKQRWTLFNPKSGKFKRTTDHFHPCRYETYDDMTFSDMPDLSHRHPDVFREILAFCRFLVEDIGFDGFRYDFVKGYGSWIIPAIQEYRYQRKEREIRPYGVAEHWSSEREIVDWLHEVNNWNDNEIDAFDFPLRYKLKRMCDEYGFDMRELLDSACLMRSRPWNAVTFVDNHDFRGGDGGDEIVSGKLMAYAVILTHEGMPCVYWKDYFTYGLARPDRPNGIAALVAAHEQYAGGQTRTLWADRDFYAMERLGHETQPGLILAMNNNGGKWRGARVHASRPGACYEPKAWWSEGDIGKPNVQHADGFGHVEIYAPPRGYVVYAPCRE, encoded by the coding sequence ATGGGCGTCATGCTGCAGTGCTTCTACTGGAACTGTCCCAAAGAGGAACAACGGGAATACCAATGGTGGCGGGAAATTGAAAACCATGTACCAAATTTGGCCCAGACCGGATTCACCCACCTCTGGCTCCCGCCCGCCAGCAAATCCGCCAACTTGTTCGGCCCGTCCATGGGCTATGACCCTTATGATTTCTACGACCTCGGCGACTTCAACCAAAAGGGATCGGAAGCCACGTGGTTCGGCCGACGCAAGGAACTGGAGAGCCTCATACAAAAGGCCCACACCCACGGCCTGCAAACACTGGCGGATCTCGTCATCAACCACTGCAACGGTGCGGACGCACAGGAAACCAACCCCATTGACGGGAAACAGCGTTGGACCCTGTTCAACCCAAAAAGCGGAAAATTCAAACGCACGACCGACCATTTTCATCCATGCCGCTATGAAACCTATGACGACATGACCTTTTCGGACATGCCCGACCTGAGCCATCGGCATCCGGATGTCTTCCGCGAAATCCTCGCCTTCTGCCGATTCCTTGTCGAAGACATCGGATTCGACGGTTTCCGCTATGACTTCGTGAAGGGCTACGGTTCTTGGATCATTCCGGCCATACAGGAATACCGCTACCAGCGAAAAGAGCGGGAAATCCGTCCCTATGGCGTTGCCGAGCACTGGAGTTCGGAACGCGAAATCGTCGACTGGCTGCACGAGGTCAACAACTGGAACGACAATGAGATCGATGCATTCGACTTTCCCCTGCGCTACAAGCTCAAGCGGATGTGCGACGAATACGGCTTTGACATGCGGGAATTGCTGGATTCGGCCTGCCTCATGCGCTCCCGCCCCTGGAATGCGGTCACCTTCGTGGACAACCACGATTTCCGAGGCGGTGACGGCGGAGACGAAATCGTCAGCGGCAAGCTCATGGCCTATGCGGTCATCCTCACCCATGAAGGCATGCCGTGCGTATACTGGAAAGATTACTTCACCTACGGGCTGGCCCGACCGGACAGACCCAACGGTATCGCCGCCCTTGTCGCGGCCCACGAACAATACGCCGGCGGCCAAACGAGAACACTGTGGGCGGACCGGGATTTTTATGCAATGGAACGCCTGGGGCATGAAACACAGCCCGGGCTGATCCTGGCAATGAACAACAACGGCGGAAAATGGCGCGGCGCCCGTGTTCATGCGAGCCGACCCGGCGCCTGCTACGAACCGAAGGCATGGTGGAGCGAGGGGGATATCGGCAAACCAAACGTTCAACATGCCGACGGATTCGGACACGTGGAAATATACGCACCTCCAAGAGGATATGTGGTCTATGCGCCGTGTAGGGAGTGA
- a CDS encoding glycosyltransferase family 2 protein yields MTNTSKFSMVFPVYNEQENLEILFSQAKTAADSTGRPWEAVFVDDCSSDNSLEVIRKLAAQHSEVRYVAFAENRGQSVAFCAGFDAAQSDIIVTMDADLQNDPADIPAMLDAFGNGCDMVVGWRAKRRDTFWKRIASKVGNTVRNWFTDDGIHDTGCSLKVMRRDMLVNIPRFKNMHRFFPILMKMQGAVINEVVVNHRERHAGVSKYGNWQRAKQSLYDLIGVRWLMARHVSYSVKERK; encoded by the coding sequence ATGACAAACACCAGCAAGTTCTCCATGGTTTTTCCCGTCTACAATGAACAGGAAAACCTCGAAATACTCTTTTCCCAGGCCAAGACTGCGGCCGATTCCACCGGGCGACCGTGGGAAGCCGTTTTCGTCGATGACTGCAGTTCGGACAACAGTCTGGAGGTCATCCGCAAGCTGGCCGCGCAGCACTCTGAAGTGCGCTATGTGGCCTTTGCCGAAAACCGGGGGCAGTCCGTTGCCTTTTGTGCGGGATTCGATGCCGCGCAGTCTGACATCATCGTGACCATGGACGCAGACCTGCAGAATGATCCCGCAGACATACCGGCCATGCTGGACGCCTTCGGCAACGGCTGCGACATGGTGGTCGGCTGGCGCGCCAAGCGCAGGGACACCTTCTGGAAGCGTATTGCTTCCAAGGTGGGCAACACGGTGCGCAACTGGTTCACGGACGACGGTATTCATGACACGGGTTGTTCCCTCAAGGTCATGCGCCGGGACATGCTCGTGAACATTCCCCGTTTTAAGAACATGCACCGGTTTTTCCCCATCCTCATGAAGATGCAGGGAGCGGTCATCAACGAGGTGGTCGTCAATCACCGGGAGCGCCATGCCGGGGTTTCCAAGTACGGCAACTGGCAGCGGGCCAAGCAGAGTCTTTACGACCTGATCGGCGTGCGCTGGCTCATGGCGCGCCACGTTTCCTATTCGGTCAAGGAAAGGAAATAA
- a CDS encoding TVP38/TMEM64 family protein gives MNNNGDISRKGFKSVFKGLLMLAVLGAAVYAARHFGLDDMLRNTKWFDEHVLGSGPMSILIYVGVVALLSALGLPRQLLAFLGGYAFGVVNGSILSSVGCGLGCWLAAGYARLFGREMISRRFGKRAEKIDAFLRSQPFNMALAIRLFPLGSNLITNLAAGMSSISLLPFVLGSTIGYIPQNVVFALFGGGLNAESGTGVVLSVGGSVVLFVAAGWLGMLTYRRYRKEASGVVEGD, from the coding sequence ATGAATAACAACGGCGATATCAGCCGGAAAGGTTTCAAGTCCGTTTTCAAGGGATTGCTCATGCTGGCCGTGCTCGGTGCGGCCGTTTACGCTGCGCGCCACTTCGGGCTCGACGACATGCTCAGGAACACCAAGTGGTTCGATGAACATGTCCTGGGGTCCGGCCCCATGTCCATCCTTATCTATGTCGGGGTGGTTGCGCTTCTCTCCGCCCTTGGGCTTCCCCGTCAGCTTCTGGCCTTTCTGGGCGGATATGCCTTCGGTGTGGTGAACGGTTCCATCCTGTCCTCGGTGGGATGTGGGCTGGGGTGCTGGCTGGCGGCCGGATACGCGCGCCTGTTCGGTCGTGAAATGATTTCCCGCCGTTTTGGCAAGCGAGCCGAGAAGATAGATGCATTCCTGCGCAGCCAGCCGTTCAACATGGCGCTGGCCATCCGGCTTTTTCCCCTGGGAAGCAATCTTATTACCAATCTGGCCGCTGGCATGAGCAGCATTTCGCTGCTTCCCTTCGTGCTCGGATCGACCATCGGGTATATCCCCCAGAATGTCGTCTTCGCCCTGTTCGGCGGCGGCCTCAATGCGGAATCCGGGACAGGGGTTGTCCTGTCCGTGGGCGGCAGCGTCGTGTTGTTCGTGGCTGCGGGCTGGCTGGGGATGTTGACCTACCGCCGTTACCGCAAGGAAGCTTCCGGCGTGGTCGAGGGCGATTAA
- a CDS encoding phosphatase PAP2 family protein yields the protein MFFKTPALDAYLLSLINQQWKNPFFDALMPVLSNPFILYALLVPLLVWTWRKLGKRQIILVLVLLAGVGIADLGTNVVKKTIHRVRPLNALPLVHYQEDGHWAQRPADFVPTKERGTSYPSAHAANTMCIALLAMIFWPGLKKWPLLLPLLVGYSRVYLGKHYPLDVAAGWLFGVAAAAISWLLWTYVVEPLLPSPGKRD from the coding sequence ATGTTTTTCAAGACACCGGCACTCGACGCCTATCTGCTGAGCCTCATCAACCAGCAATGGAAAAACCCGTTTTTCGATGCACTGATGCCGGTGCTCTCCAACCCGTTCATTCTCTATGCCCTACTGGTTCCGCTGCTTGTCTGGACATGGCGCAAGCTGGGCAAACGTCAGATCATTCTTGTGCTGGTCCTGCTGGCTGGAGTCGGCATTGCCGACCTCGGGACCAATGTGGTCAAGAAAACCATCCACCGAGTCCGGCCGCTTAACGCCCTGCCCCTGGTCCATTACCAGGAAGACGGGCACTGGGCCCAGCGCCCCGCAGACTTCGTTCCCACCAAGGAACGCGGAACATCCTATCCCTCGGCCCATGCGGCCAACACCATGTGCATAGCCCTGCTGGCCATGATCTTCTGGCCCGGCCTGAAAAAATGGCCGCTCCTGCTGCCGCTTCTGGTGGGCTATTCCCGCGTCTATCTGGGAAAACACTACCCTCTGGATGTTGCCGCGGGATGGCTCTTCGGCGTTGCCGCCGCAGCCATATCCTGGCTGCTCTGGACCTATGTGGTGGAACCGCTGCTACCTTCCCCTGGGAAAAGGGATTAA
- a CDS encoding glycosyltransferase family 4 protein has protein sequence MNETERKARIALVMPRLSRYGGAEGFAWRLAGALAEAGYDVDFVCARCEVEPPAGVRPVVVGRYGGTRVLKVLWFAWASDRICRKNGYDLVFGLGNTVQQDILRIGGCPIRTFNSLSLRAWPKGFSRFFKAFRRKISPASNAIARIDALRMEQKPLVVAVSHFVRDLIVRQYPELSPEAVRVIYNKPDLERFSPPDAGERQRLRAQAGLEPDDILITTAGTNFMLKGIRPLLFALASLPPRFKLHVAGGRNPKAFLALARKLGVADRVRFLGKVDDMPSFYRTGDIFILASFFDACSNAVLEALACGCKVLSSGMNGSAYFLPERWVFPDPGDVEAIVAHIKNAAQESAPEPFVWPDEIDSGLEPYLVLIEDRLKSVQAE, from the coding sequence ATGAATGAAACTGAGAGGAAAGCCCGCATCGCCCTGGTCATGCCGCGCCTGAGCCGTTACGGGGGCGCCGAAGGGTTTGCTTGGCGTCTTGCCGGTGCGCTTGCCGAGGCCGGGTATGATGTGGATTTTGTCTGTGCCCGCTGTGAGGTGGAGCCGCCTGCCGGTGTTCGTCCCGTGGTCGTGGGCCGGTACGGGGGCACGCGTGTCTTGAAGGTGCTCTGGTTCGCCTGGGCCTCGGACAGGATCTGCCGCAAAAACGGGTACGACCTGGTGTTCGGCCTGGGCAATACCGTACAACAGGATATCCTGCGCATCGGCGGCTGCCCCATCCGAACGTTCAATTCTCTTTCCCTCCGCGCCTGGCCCAAAGGTTTTTCCCGCTTCTTCAAGGCCTTCCGCAGGAAGATTTCCCCGGCCTCCAACGCCATCGCCCGTATAGATGCCCTGCGTATGGAGCAGAAGCCTCTGGTGGTGGCCGTCTCCCATTTCGTGCGTGACCTCATTGTGCGGCAGTATCCGGAACTGAGTCCTGAAGCCGTTCGGGTCATTTACAACAAGCCCGATCTGGAACGTTTTTCCCCACCCGACGCTGGGGAACGGCAGCGCCTTCGCGCGCAGGCGGGGCTGGAGCCGGATGATATTCTCATCACCACTGCGGGCACCAATTTCATGCTCAAGGGCATCCGCCCGCTGCTCTTTGCGCTGGCGTCTTTGCCTCCCCGGTTCAAACTGCATGTGGCCGGCGGGAGAAATCCCAAGGCCTTCCTGGCTTTGGCCAGGAAGCTGGGCGTCGCCGACCGTGTCCGTTTTCTGGGCAAGGTGGACGATATGCCGTCCTTTTATCGCACCGGTGATATCTTTATCCTGGCCTCCTTTTTCGATGCCTGCTCCAACGCCGTGCTCGAAGCCCTGGCCTGTGGCTGCAAGGTGCTTTCCAGCGGCATGAACGGCAGCGCCTATTTTTTACCGGAACGCTGGGTGTTTCCCGACCCCGGGGATGTGGAGGCCATTGTCGCCCATATCAAAAACGCAGCCCAGGAGTCGGCCCCTGAGCCGTTTGTCTGGCCCGATGAAATCGATTCGGGACTGGAGCCCTATCTCGTCCTTATCGAGGACCGCCTGAAAAGCGTGCAGGCAGAGTAG
- a CDS encoding glycosyltransferase family 4 protein, translated as MARSILFLTSSDTSSQSLRFRVDPLVSFGEKRGLNVRRVVIPDNFMNRLAFFRFLPMADICVLHRELLAGRELACLRKKYPVLAYDFDCAVWTLPASELDRPGGMQRAAKRAERFGRQCSMADICIAGNIFLARKADEFSRQVSVLPTGVDTDVYLPRLATDASRPLHVGWVGSAAAMDNVRAVLGRLQSLGGLIQFQVVSDQPYAGPCQEYVFWEKREPARAVGQLHGMDIGLLPLPGDEHSQGDCGLTLLQFMSCAMPPVVSSVGVCREIIDHGIDGFLVDDPNEWEKYVMHLVDDPSLRGRIGEAGREKLCSRYDVASIAELLWEVLDV; from the coding sequence ATGGCGCGTTCCATTCTTTTCCTCACCTCTTCGGATACGTCCTCCCAAAGCCTTCGATTTCGTGTGGACCCACTTGTCTCATTTGGGGAGAAGCGGGGACTGAACGTGCGGCGGGTGGTGATTCCCGACAATTTCATGAACCGTTTGGCCTTTTTCCGATTTCTTCCCATGGCGGACATCTGCGTCTTGCACCGGGAGTTGCTGGCCGGTCGGGAATTGGCATGCCTTCGAAAAAAGTATCCTGTGCTGGCCTATGATTTCGACTGCGCCGTCTGGACGCTTCCTGCTTCGGAGCTGGACAGGCCCGGTGGCATGCAGCGGGCCGCGAAAAGGGCGGAGCGCTTTGGGCGGCAGTGCTCGATGGCGGATATCTGCATTGCCGGCAATATTTTTCTGGCCAGGAAGGCCGACGAGTTCAGCAGGCAGGTCAGCGTCCTCCCAACGGGGGTGGATACGGACGTTTATCTGCCCAGGCTGGCCACTGATGCGTCACGACCGCTGCATGTGGGGTGGGTCGGTTCAGCGGCAGCCATGGACAACGTGCGTGCGGTTTTGGGACGGCTGCAGAGCCTTGGAGGTCTTATTCAGTTTCAGGTTGTTTCCGACCAGCCCTATGCCGGACCATGCCAGGAATATGTCTTCTGGGAAAAACGGGAGCCTGCGCGGGCGGTGGGGCAGCTGCACGGCATGGACATAGGATTGTTGCCGTTGCCTGGAGATGAACATTCACAGGGTGATTGCGGGCTTACATTGCTGCAATTCATGTCCTGCGCCATGCCGCCTGTGGTTTCGTCCGTGGGCGTCTGTCGTGAAATCATCGACCATGGCATTGACGGTTTTCTGGTGGATGATCCCAATGAATGGGAGAAATACGTTATGCATCTTGTTGACGATCCCTCCCTGCGGGGGCGGATCGGCGAGGCGGGCCGGGAAAAATTATGTTCCAGGTATGATGTCGCGTCGATTGCGGAGCTATTATGGGAAGTTCTGGATGTTTAA
- a CDS encoding UDP-glucuronic acid decarboxylase family protein, producing the protein MKTKTILVTGGGGFLGSHLCDRLLARGDEVLCVDNFFTGNKANIYHLHDNPRFEILRHDVTFPLYVEADEIFNLACPASPIHYQFDPVQTTKTSVHGAINMLGLAKRVKAKILQASTSEVYGDPEVHPQVETYWGNVNPIGPRACYDEGKRCAETLFFDYHRQHKLRIKVARIFNTYGPRMAMNDGRVVSNFIIQALRGEDITVYGKGEQTRSFCYVDDLVEGLMRLMDTADDFTGPMNLGNPNEFTILELAETVIRLIGSKSKIVFKPLPENDPMQRQPNISTAKSVIGWEPKVQLEEGLGKTIPYFRKLLNQ; encoded by the coding sequence ATGAAAACCAAGACTATTCTCGTCACCGGCGGCGGCGGATTCCTGGGATCGCATCTCTGTGACCGTCTGCTCGCAAGGGGAGACGAAGTGCTGTGCGTGGACAATTTCTTTACCGGGAACAAGGCAAACATCTATCATCTGCATGACAACCCCAGGTTCGAAATACTGCGGCATGACGTCACCTTCCCGCTCTATGTGGAAGCGGATGAAATATTCAACCTGGCCTGTCCGGCGTCCCCCATCCACTACCAGTTCGACCCGGTGCAGACCACCAAGACCTCGGTCCATGGAGCCATCAACATGCTCGGCCTGGCCAAACGGGTGAAGGCCAAAATCCTGCAGGCATCCACCTCGGAGGTCTATGGAGACCCCGAAGTCCACCCCCAGGTCGAAACGTACTGGGGCAACGTGAACCCCATCGGCCCAAGGGCCTGCTATGATGAGGGGAAACGCTGCGCGGAAACCCTGTTCTTCGACTACCACCGCCAGCACAAGCTGCGCATCAAAGTGGCGCGGATATTCAACACATATGGGCCGCGAATGGCCATGAACGACGGCCGTGTGGTATCCAACTTCATTATCCAGGCGCTCCGGGGCGAGGACATCACGGTCTATGGAAAAGGCGAACAGACAAGAAGCTTCTGCTATGTGGACGATCTGGTGGAAGGCCTTATGCGGCTCATGGACACCGCCGACGACTTCACCGGCCCCATGAACCTTGGAAACCCCAATGAATTCACCATATTGGAACTGGCTGAAACCGTCATTCGGCTGATCGGTTCAAAGTCGAAGATCGTCTTCAAGCCCCTGCCGGAAAATGACCCCATGCAGCGGCAGCCGAATATCTCCACGGCAAAGTCCGTTATCGGCTGGGAGCCCAAGGTGCAACTGGAAGAGGGCCTGGGAAAAACCATCCCCTACTTCCGCAAATTGCTCAACCAATAA
- a CDS encoding GGDEF domain-containing response regulator — protein MSPTELKVLVVDDSQANLVLMDHLISQEDCVVYQARNGLEAIELVKRHQFALILLDIQMPELNGYETALAIKDLDNGRHVPIIFITAIFQDQDNVKQGYASGAVDYLFRPVDVQTLKSKVQIFLQMHQQKVLLQREIEERTRAQQALREAEEKYRSIFERAVEGIFQCTVDGTFLEANPALLHILGYESVGQVVGIPGISNMIMFDGEQRQRYLSNLRRDGYVSNYEYKGRKRNGEIVWLSESSRLVEAADGTEIVEGVVEDITRRKRQEQELRHLATMDSLTGVPNRHVFFDRLEHAVESAKRYGTLLAVLFVDLDEFKKVNDTYGHSAGDKLLQAVAERCQKRVRAADTFARIGGDEFGVLLERVEDVDNVSSVAREILDAVGKPFAVDDMEMAVGATIGISLYPQDGEDAVSLLAKADSAMYSSKNKGREKFAFHSSILQ, from the coding sequence ATGTCGCCCACTGAATTGAAAGTGCTCGTTGTTGACGATTCCCAGGCCAATCTGGTCTTGATGGATCATCTCATTTCGCAGGAGGATTGCGTCGTTTATCAGGCCCGGAATGGACTTGAAGCGATTGAGCTTGTCAAACGCCATCAATTCGCCTTGATTCTTCTGGATATCCAGATGCCCGAACTCAATGGCTATGAAACGGCCTTGGCCATCAAGGATCTGGATAACGGCAGGCATGTCCCCATCATATTCATTACAGCTATTTTTCAGGACCAGGATAATGTCAAGCAGGGCTATGCCTCCGGAGCGGTCGACTACCTGTTTCGTCCCGTTGATGTGCAGACGCTCAAAAGCAAGGTTCAGATTTTTCTGCAGATGCATCAGCAGAAGGTCTTGCTGCAGCGGGAAATCGAGGAACGCACCCGGGCCCAGCAGGCGCTCCGGGAAGCCGAGGAAAAGTACCGAAGCATTTTCGAGCGTGCCGTGGAAGGGATATTCCAGTGCACGGTTGATGGCACCTTTCTCGAGGCCAATCCGGCCCTGTTGCATATCCTCGGTTACGAGTCCGTGGGGCAAGTGGTGGGCATTCCCGGGATCTCGAACATGATCATGTTCGACGGCGAGCAGCGTCAGCGCTATCTGAGCAATTTGCGCCGCGACGGATATGTTTCCAATTACGAGTACAAGGGCCGCAAACGCAACGGCGAAATCGTCTGGCTTTCCGAAAGTTCCCGGCTTGTTGAAGCCGCCGACGGAACGGAGATCGTGGAAGGGGTGGTGGAAGACATCACCCGTCGCAAGCGGCAGGAACAGGAATTGCGCCATTTGGCCACCATGGACAGCCTGACGGGCGTACCCAACCGGCATGTCTTTTTCGACAGGCTGGAGCATGCCGTGGAGTCGGCCAAGCGTTATGGAACGTTGCTGGCCGTGTTGTTTGTGGATCTCGACGAATTTAAGAAGGTAAACGATACCTATGGCCACAGCGCGGGCGACAAGCTGCTGCAGGCCGTGGCCGAACGCTGCCAGAAGCGGGTGCGCGCCGCCGATACCTTTGCCCGCATAGGAGGTGACGAGTTCGGCGTGCTTCTCGAGCGGGTGGAGGACGTGGACAATGTTTCCAGCGTGGCTCGGGAAATCCTGGATGCCGTGGGCAAGCCCTTTGCGGTGGACGATATGGAAATGGCCGTGGGGGCCACCATAGGCATCAGCCTGTACCCACAAGATGGTGAGGATGCTGTCAGCCTGCTGGCCAAGGCGGATTCGGCCATGTATTCATCCAAGAATAAGGGGCGGGAAAAATTCGCCTTTCATTCGTCCATATTACAGTAG
- a CDS encoding alpha-hydroxy-acid oxidizing protein, producing MKEIRDNARKLMKGFCRVCPVCDGKACAGEVPGMGGINTGNAFKRNVSALREVTLNMRLLHDVTDPDPSSNVLGLDLAMPVMAAPIGGVSFNMGGGMEEQDYVDAILGGCKDAGVIGCTGDGVPEFIYKSAFDGITKFEGHGIPFIKPWEGGEFEEKLDMAAKTGCSVLGMDIDAAGLITLRLMGRPVSPKSPAQLKEVADMVHDRGLKFILKGIMDPREAVRAAEAGADAIVISNHGGRVLDHTPGTAEVLTDVAEEVKGSAIIMVDGGVRDGFDVLKMVALGADCVLIGRPFCYAAIGGGRDGVVKYLGTIMAQLKQSMVLTGCKDIASAGLHILYDAF from the coding sequence ATGAAGGAAATTCGCGACAACGCACGAAAACTGATGAAGGGATTCTGTCGGGTCTGTCCGGTCTGTGACGGCAAGGCCTGCGCGGGCGAGGTGCCCGGCATGGGCGGCATCAACACCGGCAACGCCTTCAAGAGAAACGTCTCGGCCCTTCGGGAAGTCACTCTGAACATGCGGCTCCTGCACGACGTGACCGACCCCGATCCGTCCTCTAATGTGCTGGGGTTGGACCTGGCCATGCCCGTCATGGCAGCCCCCATCGGCGGCGTCTCCTTCAACATGGGCGGCGGCATGGAGGAACAGGATTACGTGGATGCGATCCTGGGCGGCTGCAAGGACGCGGGCGTCATCGGCTGTACGGGCGACGGAGTACCCGAATTCATTTACAAGAGCGCCTTTGACGGCATTACCAAATTCGAAGGCCACGGCATTCCGTTCATCAAGCCCTGGGAAGGCGGAGAATTCGAGGAGAAACTCGACATGGCCGCCAAGACCGGATGCTCCGTGCTAGGCATGGACATCGACGCGGCGGGACTCATCACCCTGCGCCTCATGGGCCGCCCGGTCTCCCCCAAAAGCCCGGCGCAGCTCAAGGAAGTGGCGGACATGGTTCATGACCGGGGCCTCAAGTTCATTCTCAAGGGCATCATGGATCCCAGAGAGGCTGTCAGGGCCGCTGAGGCCGGAGCGGACGCCATTGTCATCTCCAACCACGGAGGACGAGTCCTGGACCACACCCCGGGCACGGCAGAAGTGCTCACCGACGTAGCCGAGGAGGTCAAGGGCAGCGCCATCATCATGGTGGACGGCGGAGTGCGCGACGGTTTTGACGTGCTCAAGATGGTCGCCCTGGGGGCGGACTGTGTGCTTATCGGCCGCCCCTTCTGCTACGCAGCCATAGGAGGCGGCCGCGACGGCGTGGTCAAGTACCTGGGAACCATCATGGCCCAGCTCAAACAGTCCATGGTGCTCACCGGCTGCAAGGATATCGCCTCCGCCGGACTGCACATTCTCTACGACGCATTCTAA